One genomic region from Muriicola soli encodes:
- a CDS encoding GNAT family N-acetyltransferase produces the protein MSITKACMHHMRARGIEQWNEEYPSEKAFMNDIKRKELYVKETEGDIVGCICVTPVMDEEYFSVKWLTPNGLNLYVHRLAVHPDYQGKGMARSLMDKAEAIARAANYTSVRLDTFSKNQRNQRFYESRGYRKLESIYFPKQSPHPFYCYELIL, from the coding sequence TTGAGTATCACAAAGGCCTGTATGCATCATATGCGTGCCAGGGGAATTGAACAGTGGAATGAGGAATATCCGTCCGAAAAAGCCTTCATGAATGATATAAAAAGGAAAGAACTCTATGTAAAGGAAACAGAAGGGGATATTGTAGGTTGCATATGCGTCACCCCTGTTATGGATGAGGAATATTTTTCCGTTAAATGGCTTACGCCAAATGGACTTAATTTATACGTCCACCGCCTTGCAGTTCACCCCGATTACCAGGGAAAAGGAATGGCGCGAAGTTTAATGGATAAAGCTGAGGCAATAGCCCGGGCGGCTAACTACACCTCTGTTAGACTGGATACCTTCAGTAAAAATCAGAGAAACCAGCGATTCTATGAAAGCAGAGGATACAGAAAACTCGAATCCATTTATTTTCCAAAACAAAGTCCGCATCCCTTTTACTGTTACGAACTCATTTTATAA
- a CDS encoding MATE family efflux transporter: MTTRVSFKTINKLAIPATIAGIAEPILSITDTAIVGNIPDNGLESLAAVGIVGAFLSMLIWILGQTRSAISAIISQYLGAGKLDQVSTLPAQAIALNVLLSIVILLGTIFIVEDIFLLFNAKGKILKYCVSYYSIRVWGFPLTLFAFAVMGIFRGLQNTYWPMMIAIVGAVLNIGLDFILVYGIDGFISPMYLEGAAWASLIAQGVMAVMSLFLLMTKTNISLWPRFPIHPELGRLVGMSLNLFVRAVALNITLVLAVREATALGDRFIGAHTIAINLWLFAAFFIDGYGAAGNIMGGRLLGARDYSNLWKLSKKIMLYGLLVSGVLMIIAFVLYRPLGALFSNDSRVLQTFYSIFFIVILALPVNTVAFVFDGLFKGLGEMKYLRNVLLVATFIGFIPILFLGKFMNLGLYGIWIAITIWMMIRGGALVWKFRRKFRPLLQKT, translated from the coding sequence TTGACAACCCGCGTAAGTTTCAAAACCATAAACAAGCTCGCTATTCCTGCCACCATCGCGGGGATCGCTGAGCCCATTCTATCCATCACGGATACCGCGATCGTGGGAAATATCCCTGACAACGGTCTTGAATCTCTGGCTGCTGTGGGAATCGTAGGGGCATTTCTTTCCATGCTCATCTGGATCCTGGGACAAACCCGAAGTGCTATCTCAGCAATTATATCTCAATACCTCGGGGCCGGCAAACTCGATCAGGTTTCCACTCTTCCGGCACAAGCCATTGCCCTTAATGTTCTTTTGAGTATCGTGATCCTTCTGGGGACCATATTTATCGTTGAAGATATTTTCCTCCTCTTTAATGCCAAGGGAAAGATCCTGAAATACTGTGTTTCTTACTACTCCATCCGAGTCTGGGGCTTCCCTCTTACCCTTTTTGCTTTTGCCGTAATGGGGATTTTCAGAGGCTTACAAAATACCTATTGGCCGATGATGATCGCCATTGTAGGTGCGGTGTTGAATATCGGACTCGATTTTATCCTCGTTTACGGTATTGATGGCTTTATCTCGCCCATGTACCTGGAAGGCGCTGCATGGGCAAGTTTAATTGCACAAGGGGTTATGGCGGTCATGTCCCTTTTCCTTCTAATGACTAAGACCAATATCTCACTATGGCCCAGATTTCCTATCCATCCCGAGTTGGGCAGACTAGTAGGAATGAGCCTCAATTTGTTTGTAAGGGCAGTAGCTCTGAATATCACTTTGGTATTGGCCGTTCGGGAAGCCACGGCTTTGGGGGATCGGTTTATTGGAGCCCATACCATTGCCATAAACCTCTGGCTTTTTGCCGCTTTCTTTATTGATGGCTATGGAGCTGCCGGGAATATTATGGGAGGTAGACTACTAGGCGCCAGGGATTATTCGAATCTCTGGAAGCTTTCAAAGAAGATTATGCTCTATGGGTTATTAGTAAGTGGCGTATTGATGATTATCGCATTTGTACTTTATCGTCCACTAGGAGCCCTCTTTTCAAATGACAGCAGGGTTTTGCAGACATTTTATTCCATTTTCTTTATCGTTATCCTGGCCCTCCCGGTAAATACGGTTGCCTTTGTCTTTGACGGCTTGTTCAAGGGATTAGGAGAAATGAAATACCTGAGAAATGTCTTACTGGTAGCAACTTTTATAGGTTTTATTCCAATCCTCTTCCTGGGCAAGTTTATGAACCTGGGACTCTATGGGATCTGGATTGCTATCACCATCTGGATGATGATCAGGGGAGGAGCCCTGGTATGGAAGTTCAGGAGAAAATTTCGCCCCCTTTTACAAAAGACGTAA
- a CDS encoding enoyl-CoA hydratase/isomerase family protein: MGTNRANGSLYTSINNSVATVEFGHPAGNSFVSELLLRLTNELNELSANKEVSLIVLASEGEGAFCAGASFHELMAVSNQNEATEFFSGFAHVINAMRNCSQPIVGRVQGKAVGGGVGLISACDYVFATEDAAVKLSELSIGIAPLVIAPAVKRKVGASGLAELSLAPTEWKNAYWAKEKGLFSKVFSNTGEMDKELDFFTSQLAKYNPEALAGMKKALWEGTEEWGSLLTDRAAITAALGLSNYTKKALAAFKK, encoded by the coding sequence ATGGGAACTAACAGAGCAAATGGCAGTCTATATACCTCAATAAACAATAGTGTTGCCACTGTAGAATTTGGACATCCTGCCGGCAACTCCTTTGTTTCAGAATTACTGCTTCGACTTACTAATGAGCTCAATGAGCTATCTGCAAATAAAGAAGTATCTCTTATCGTGCTCGCTTCAGAGGGAGAAGGTGCTTTTTGTGCAGGAGCCTCATTCCACGAGCTAATGGCAGTGTCCAACCAAAATGAAGCTACGGAATTCTTTAGTGGTTTTGCCCATGTTATCAATGCGATGCGAAACTGTAGTCAACCCATAGTGGGACGAGTACAGGGGAAAGCTGTTGGTGGAGGTGTGGGCCTTATTTCGGCCTGCGATTACGTTTTTGCAACTGAGGATGCCGCCGTAAAATTATCAGAACTAAGTATAGGAATTGCCCCTCTTGTCATTGCCCCTGCAGTGAAAAGGAAAGTTGGTGCTTCCGGTCTGGCAGAACTTTCTCTGGCGCCCACCGAATGGAAGAACGCGTATTGGGCAAAAGAGAAAGGACTCTTTTCCAAAGTCTTTAGTAACACCGGTGAAATGGACAAAGAACTCGATTTTTTTACCTCCCAATTGGCAAAATACAACCCAGAAGCACTGGCTGGAATGAAAAAGGCCTTGTGGGAAGGAACAGAAGAATGGGGAAGCCTGTTGACTGACAGAGCAGCAATAACAGCTGCATTGGGCTTGTCAAACTATACAAAAAAAGCGCTGGCAGCTTTTAAAAAGTAA
- a CDS encoding acyltransferase family protein has product MRRHDLDWLRVSVFGLLIFYHVGMFFVPWEYHIKNNVEYSWLRYPMLFLNQWRLPILFVISGMGTSYALNKRTGLQFSLERIKRLFLPLVVGMLLIVPPQVYIERIAYGQFMGTYFEFWPSKAFTGVYPEGNLSWHHLWFLPYLLLFSLALLPVFLYLRKHPGNRFISRIKKIVSNKYGLFWFLIPLFLYESLLEPFFNVTHALIGDWFAIANYATLFFYGFLLISVKEQFWKTVTQHRRFYLRCGLIGFTLFLSLILIFEDSIWIHFTEASLKVFNLWSWILALFGYAANYLNKQSKILTYSNEAVYPFYILHQTITIVAGYFIMNLSWGLLPKFFILSIATFGGSFIIYEFFIRRWKWIRPLFGLKLKKVTYPPSKQSRGSEAKVDPSF; this is encoded by the coding sequence ATGAGGCGACACGATCTTGATTGGTTACGAGTTTCTGTATTTGGTTTGCTGATTTTCTACCACGTAGGCATGTTCTTTGTTCCCTGGGAATACCATATTAAAAACAATGTTGAATATTCGTGGTTGCGATACCCTATGTTGTTCCTCAATCAATGGCGACTACCCATTTTGTTTGTCATTTCGGGTATGGGCACGTCTTACGCCTTAAACAAGAGAACGGGACTGCAATTTAGTTTGGAACGAATAAAAAGACTATTCCTTCCTCTGGTAGTAGGGATGCTTTTAATAGTTCCTCCACAGGTCTACATAGAAAGAATCGCGTACGGTCAATTTATGGGCACCTATTTTGAATTCTGGCCTTCAAAAGCCTTTACAGGTGTATATCCCGAAGGTAATTTAAGTTGGCACCACCTATGGTTTCTACCCTATCTCTTGCTTTTTTCTCTAGCCCTGCTCCCGGTATTCCTCTATCTAAGAAAACATCCCGGAAACAGATTTATTTCCAGGATAAAGAAAATAGTATCAAACAAGTACGGCCTTTTCTGGTTCTTGATCCCCCTGTTTCTATATGAATCCTTGTTAGAGCCCTTTTTTAATGTCACCCACGCCCTCATAGGCGACTGGTTTGCAATTGCCAATTACGCTACCCTATTTTTCTATGGCTTTCTGTTGATCTCTGTAAAAGAACAATTCTGGAAAACGGTTACCCAACATCGCAGATTTTATCTGCGTTGCGGATTAATTGGATTTACTTTATTCCTCAGCTTAATCCTGATTTTTGAAGACTCTATTTGGATACATTTTACCGAAGCTTCCCTCAAGGTCTTTAATTTATGGTCCTGGATACTAGCCTTATTTGGGTACGCCGCAAACTACTTGAATAAACAGAGTAAGATATTGACCTATTCCAATGAAGCGGTTTACCCTTTCTATATATTGCATCAAACCATCACTATTGTGGCAGGGTATTTTATAATGAATCTGTCATGGGGTCTTCTGCCAAAGTTCTTTATCCTTAGCATTGCAACTTTTGGAGGGTCTTTTATCATTTACGAATTCTTTATCAGAAGGTGGAAATGGATCCGTCCTCTTTTTGGACTCAAATTAAAAAAAGTCACATATCCCCCTTCAAAACAATCCAGGGGTTCAGAAGCTAAAGTTGACCCATCCTTTTAA
- a CDS encoding 6-pyruvoyl trahydropterin synthase family protein — translation MSRIRVTKEFSFETGHALYGYDGKCKNVHGHSYKLAVTVIGTPITKEGEVKLGMVIDFGDLKKIVREEVVDPFDHATIFNKNTPHLELAKELEKRGHRVILANYQPTSENMVIDIAERIKTRLPAHLQLHSLKLRETETAYAEWHLEDNP, via the coding sequence ATGAGCAGAATAAGGGTAACCAAGGAATTCAGTTTTGAAACCGGGCATGCCTTGTATGGCTACGACGGGAAATGCAAAAATGTCCACGGACATAGCTACAAATTGGCCGTTACCGTGATTGGAACACCCATCACAAAAGAAGGTGAAGTAAAGCTAGGCATGGTGATCGATTTCGGAGATCTCAAAAAAATAGTTCGTGAAGAAGTGGTTGATCCTTTTGACCATGCAACGATCTTCAATAAAAACACGCCACATCTTGAACTTGCGAAAGAACTTGAAAAACGAGGTCACAGGGTGATTCTTGCGAATTATCAGCCTACCAGTGAAAATATGGTCATTGATATTGCGGAGAGAATAAAGACCCGACTTCCCGCTCACCTCCAATTGCATTCTTTAAAGCTCAGAGAAACGGAAACGGCTTACGCCGAGTGGCATCTTGAAGATAATCCCTGA
- a CDS encoding UDP-2,3-diacylglucosamine diphosphatase, protein MKQLEIPTGKKVYFASDNHLGAPDRAKSAVREKLFVSWLMEARKDAAAIFLLGDLFDFWFEYKTVVPKGFVRTLGSLAQIADSGIPIYFFAGNHDLWMNGYFEEELGIPVFHKPQQFQINSKRFFIGHGDGLGPHDKGYKRMKKVFTNPLARWFFRWLHPDWGVKLAQYFSVKNKLISGEEDQEFLGEENEWLVQYSKRKLSQEHYDYFVFGHRHLPLEINLNDNSTYFNLGDWIGHFTYGVFDGASFELKKYEN, encoded by the coding sequence ATGAAACAGCTCGAGATACCAACAGGAAAGAAAGTATATTTTGCCAGCGACAATCACCTGGGTGCACCAGACAGGGCAAAAAGTGCCGTTAGAGAAAAGCTATTTGTTTCCTGGTTGATGGAAGCGAGAAAAGATGCTGCTGCGATCTTTCTTCTCGGAGACCTCTTCGATTTTTGGTTTGAATACAAAACTGTTGTTCCCAAGGGTTTTGTGCGAACGCTTGGTTCTCTTGCACAGATTGCAGATAGTGGAATACCTATCTATTTTTTTGCGGGCAACCACGATCTCTGGATGAATGGCTATTTTGAAGAAGAACTCGGGATCCCGGTCTTTCATAAGCCGCAACAATTCCAGATTAACTCAAAGCGTTTCTTCATAGGGCATGGCGACGGCCTGGGGCCCCACGATAAAGGGTATAAACGGATGAAAAAGGTGTTTACCAATCCCCTTGCAAGGTGGTTTTTCAGATGGTTACATCCCGACTGGGGTGTTAAGCTTGCCCAATACTTTTCAGTGAAGAACAAGCTTATATCCGGGGAGGAAGATCAGGAATTTCTGGGGGAGGAAAACGAGTGGTTGGTGCAATATTCCAAAAGAAAACTCTCTCAGGAACACTACGACTATTTTGTCTTTGGACACCGCCATTTGCCCCTGGAAATAAATCTCAATGACAACTCCACCTATTTTAATTTAGGAGATTGGATCGGTCATTTTACTTATGGTGTTTTCGATGGAGCTTCTTTTGAACTTAAGAAATACGAGAACTAG